One stretch of Saccharopolyspora erythraea DNA includes these proteins:
- a CDS encoding fibronectin type III domain-containing protein, whose translation MSRRKLWHRLPVALLVVACAATLAIAVSGASESPRGLAFAPSGHWIANPDLDIAFHVNGAAKAVDAQAPVAIDPGSRVYQGETSAYVVGQARITEFGKSTLEVERTITPPTGERPVGMEAPGGPYLVYREAGTVVRLGEQPATIRAGQGLGDPVVTPDGTLWLHRLASGVLCKLPKGADQVSCPTVTPPGQSGQLTVVGRQAAFVDTTQDTVRVVADGQLGDPVDLGVDLPATAEVGTADSAGRIPVLDPAKHQLHLVDGGRLTTPKPPAKPVTVQLPEGEYAGPEPSGSSVVLLDLRGNTARTYTGDGTPPRVTPIPPETGEPRLTRGEDGRVYIDGDKGGHVMVVDADGAVSQVPLVGEERPDGPDRPQAPPAEREPEPAPRPEPRRDPEPAVLAEHSPIREPDQVARGEQPQPPPPPKPRPTPEPPPAPKPVPASPPGIATGLTATPQGNTVQLTWGAAAPNGAPVTAYHVTWQPATGAGSLTVPGNARSAVLSGLDKGVSYTVTVVAENSAGRGTRASTQVVIPARTITVTRGPDSDYPGCGPDCAEMHIEATGLEPNTEYHFNPYSNAPGWENPGPSWKTDENGNVSFDDIDFGEVGYQVWIVIEEIGLTSERYTWPAG comes from the coding sequence GTGAGCAGGAGGAAGCTGTGGCATCGCCTGCCGGTGGCACTGCTCGTGGTCGCGTGCGCGGCCACCTTGGCGATCGCTGTCTCCGGTGCGAGCGAGTCCCCGCGAGGGTTGGCGTTCGCGCCGTCCGGGCACTGGATCGCGAACCCGGACCTGGACATCGCCTTCCACGTCAACGGTGCCGCCAAGGCGGTGGACGCGCAGGCACCCGTCGCGATCGACCCGGGAAGCCGCGTCTACCAGGGCGAGACCAGCGCATACGTGGTGGGCCAGGCGCGGATCACGGAGTTCGGCAAGTCGACTCTGGAGGTCGAGCGCACCATCACGCCGCCGACCGGCGAGCGGCCGGTCGGCATGGAGGCTCCCGGCGGGCCGTACCTCGTCTACCGCGAGGCCGGAACCGTGGTCCGGCTCGGCGAACAGCCCGCGACGATCCGCGCGGGACAGGGTCTGGGCGACCCGGTGGTCACGCCGGACGGCACCCTCTGGCTGCACCGGCTCGCGTCGGGTGTGCTGTGCAAGCTGCCCAAGGGCGCGGACCAGGTGTCGTGTCCCACCGTGACGCCACCGGGCCAAAGCGGTCAGCTGACCGTGGTGGGCCGGCAGGCGGCCTTCGTCGACACCACCCAGGACACCGTGCGAGTGGTGGCCGACGGGCAGCTCGGCGACCCGGTGGACCTCGGCGTCGACCTGCCGGCCACGGCTGAGGTCGGCACCGCGGACTCGGCCGGACGCATCCCGGTCCTCGACCCCGCCAAGCACCAGCTGCACCTCGTCGACGGCGGGAGGCTCACCACGCCCAAGCCGCCCGCCAAGCCCGTGACGGTCCAGTTGCCCGAGGGCGAGTACGCGGGCCCGGAGCCGAGCGGATCGTCGGTCGTCCTGCTCGACCTGCGGGGCAACACCGCGCGCACCTACACCGGCGACGGCACACCGCCACGGGTCACCCCCATCCCTCCCGAAACCGGCGAGCCGAGGCTGACGCGCGGTGAGGACGGTCGCGTCTACATCGACGGCGACAAGGGCGGACACGTGATGGTCGTCGACGCCGACGGCGCGGTGAGCCAGGTGCCGCTGGTCGGCGAGGAGCGGCCGGACGGGCCCGACAGGCCGCAGGCGCCACCGGCCGAGCGGGAACCGGAACCCGCGCCGCGGCCCGAACCCCGCAGGGACCCGGAGCCTGCCGTGCTGGCCGAGCACTCGCCGATCAGGGAGCCCGACCAGGTTGCTCGAGGCGAGCAGCCACAACCCCCGCCGCCACCGAAGCCCAGGCCGACACCGGAGCCGCCCCCGGCGCCGAAGCCGGTCCCGGCGAGCCCGCCCGGCATCGCGACCGGCCTCACGGCCACCCCGCAGGGCAACACCGTGCAGCTCACCTGGGGGGCCGCCGCTCCCAACGGCGCGCCTGTGACCGCCTACCACGTGACGTGGCAACCGGCCACCGGCGCGGGCAGCCTCACCGTGCCCGGCAACGCCCGCTCGGCCGTCCTTTCCGGACTGGACAAGGGCGTCAGCTACACGGTCACCGTCGTCGCCGAGAACAGCGCGGGCCGTGGCACCAGGGCGAGCACCCAGGTCGTGATTCCGGCGCGGACGATCACCGTGACCCGCGGACCGGACAGCGACTACCCCGGCTGCGGACCGGACTGCGCCGAGATGCACATCGAGGCCACCGGTCTGGAACCCAACACGGAGTACCACTTCAACCCGTACTCCAACGCGCCCGGATGGGAAAACCCGGGCCCGAGCTGGAAAACCGACGAGAACGGCAACGTCTCGTTCGACGACATCGACTTCGGGGAGGTCGGCTACCAGGTGTGGATCGTGATCGAGGAGATCGGCCTGACGTCCGAGCGCTACACCTGGCCCGCCGGATGA
- a CDS encoding sensor histidine kinase codes for MTASASERVATTSAADRLRRLRLLLTLLFTVLNAAGLLVLAVLLVAQDRAQGELRMDAELRRVAAAASRLVQYNGDTVVTAFISQDQIDTSCPEFAVLPAGAGDFEPHFSRRDCAPVDQRYLHGLARKATASGRFVEGYVPSTDGGLVRVVTQPFLSSAGQYVGAIVAVSDPAAELARHRGVVLWVVGGCLLLVGAVGVAGHVLSGRAIRPAVTALEQQEVLLAETAHDLRTPVAALRALAETAWRNPADRPDLLPRTVRLASRMGSIIDDLLVRARLAAGVEQLAIQPVWLDQLVTGVVEETSAPEAQVTVTTAPTKVNADPSLVQRAVGNLLDNALRYGRQPGSAAIVHITVAGGRVTVADHGPGIDASVAEESFDRFTSGAGSSGLGLSIVRWTAQAHGGFLRVYNADEGGAIFELEFPLAQ; via the coding sequence GTGACGGCCTCGGCCTCGGAGCGGGTCGCGACGACCTCGGCCGCCGACCGGCTGCGGCGGCTGCGCCTGCTGCTCACCCTGCTGTTCACGGTGCTCAACGCCGCCGGGCTGCTCGTGCTGGCGGTCCTGCTCGTCGCGCAGGACCGCGCGCAGGGGGAACTGCGGATGGACGCCGAGCTCAGGAGGGTGGCGGCAGCGGCGTCGCGGCTGGTCCAGTACAACGGCGACACCGTCGTCACGGCGTTCATCAGCCAGGACCAGATCGACACGAGCTGCCCCGAGTTCGCCGTGCTGCCCGCCGGGGCGGGCGACTTCGAGCCGCACTTCAGCCGGCGCGACTGCGCACCGGTGGACCAGCGCTACCTGCACGGGCTCGCGCGCAAGGCGACCGCCAGCGGACGGTTCGTCGAGGGCTACGTGCCCAGCACCGACGGCGGTCTCGTGCGGGTGGTCACCCAGCCGTTCCTCAGTTCGGCCGGTCAGTACGTCGGCGCGATCGTCGCGGTGAGCGACCCGGCCGCCGAGCTGGCCAGGCACCGGGGTGTCGTGCTGTGGGTCGTCGGCGGCTGCCTGCTGCTGGTGGGCGCCGTCGGCGTGGCCGGCCACGTGCTGTCGGGCCGGGCGATCCGGCCCGCGGTCACGGCGCTGGAGCAGCAGGAGGTGCTGCTCGCCGAGACCGCGCACGACCTCCGCACTCCGGTGGCCGCGCTGCGAGCACTGGCGGAGACGGCCTGGCGCAACCCCGCGGACCGCCCCGACCTGCTGCCCCGCACGGTGCGGCTGGCGTCCCGGATGGGCTCCATCATCGACGACCTGCTCGTGCGGGCGCGGCTCGCGGCCGGGGTGGAGCAGCTGGCCATCCAGCCAGTCTGGCTGGACCAGCTCGTCACCGGCGTCGTCGAGGAGACCTCCGCCCCCGAAGCGCAGGTCACCGTCACCACGGCACCGACGAAGGTGAACGCCGACCCGAGCCTGGTGCAACGGGCCGTCGGCAACCTGCTGGACAACGCGCTGCGCTACGGCAGGCAGCCGGGCTCGGCCGCGATCGTGCACATCACGGTCGCGGGCGGGCGGGTGACCGTGGCCGACCACGGACCCGGGATCGACGCCTCGGTCGCCGAGGAGTCCTTCGACCGGTTCACCAGCGGCGCCGGATCCAGCGGCCTCGGCCTGTCGATCGTGCGCTGGACCGCGCAGGCCCACGGCGGGTTCCTGCGCGTCTACAACGCGGACGAGGGTGGCGCCATCTTCGAGCTGGAGTTCCCGCTCGCGCAGTGA
- a CDS encoding DUF58 domain-containing protein has translation MRPTRRGIAVFVLGVLLLAFGQWAGYPLLRALGGMLLAAVLAAVAVTVRPVRVAVTRSVYPDRIERGSSALARLRMRNPSGKRQPAFLATDHAGGATQTVRIRPLPPEGEATYHYELAIRTRGKTTVGPLMLHRADPFGLATNRLPTGETATLWVHPRQFAARALVGAHPRHHHEGATTDDPLHGSMDLRDVREYVPGDEVRHMHWKATARTGRLMVRELADPQQPRSTVLLDTRPGSLQPPVFEEAVDLAASLLGASARAGQHSRLVTSSGLDVPTPGGSQAARGLLDELSLLEQSGDGEALVPAALSASRGFGGCLTVVTSAAAEVSSLAWLRHRYSAIFVFALGDTGRGAPAVTGARVLGAENAEHAVRRWNEVIG, from the coding sequence GTGCGTCCCACCCGGCGCGGGATCGCGGTGTTCGTCCTCGGCGTGCTGCTGCTCGCGTTCGGGCAGTGGGCGGGCTATCCGCTGTTGCGCGCGCTGGGCGGGATGCTGCTGGCCGCGGTACTCGCCGCTGTCGCGGTGACCGTGCGCCCGGTGCGGGTGGCTGTGACCCGCTCGGTCTACCCGGATCGCATCGAGCGCGGCAGCTCCGCGCTGGCGCGGCTGCGAATGCGGAACCCGTCCGGCAAACGGCAACCGGCGTTCCTCGCCACAGACCACGCGGGGGGCGCGACGCAAACCGTGCGGATCCGCCCGCTGCCGCCCGAGGGCGAGGCCACCTACCACTACGAGCTGGCCATCCGGACCCGTGGCAAGACGACCGTGGGGCCGCTGATGCTGCACCGGGCCGACCCGTTCGGGCTCGCCACCAACCGGTTGCCCACAGGCGAGACCGCCACGTTGTGGGTGCACCCACGGCAGTTCGCCGCCAGGGCACTGGTGGGCGCACACCCCCGGCACCACCACGAGGGCGCCACCACCGACGATCCCCTGCACGGCTCGATGGACCTGCGCGACGTGCGCGAGTACGTGCCCGGTGACGAAGTGCGGCACATGCACTGGAAGGCCACCGCACGCACGGGCAGGTTGATGGTGCGCGAACTCGCCGACCCGCAGCAACCACGCTCCACCGTGCTGCTCGACACGCGCCCCGGCTCGCTTCAGCCGCCTGTCTTCGAAGAAGCCGTCGACCTCGCGGCCTCCCTGCTCGGTGCGTCGGCGCGAGCGGGCCAGCACAGCAGGCTCGTCACCTCGTCCGGGCTCGACGTGCCGACACCCGGCGGCAGCCAGGCCGCACGCGGCCTGCTCGACGAGCTCAGCCTGCTGGAGCAGAGCGGTGACGGGGAGGCGCTGGTTCCGGCAGCGCTGTCCGCGAGCCGTGGTTTCGGCGGCTGCCTGACGGTTGTCACCTCGGCAGCCGCCGAGGTGTCGTCGCTGGCCTGGCTGCGGCACCGCTACTCCGCGATCTTCGTGTTCGCGCTCGGCGACACCGGACGCGGTGCGCCCGCGGTGACAGGTGCTCGGGTGCTCGGCGCCGAGAATGCCGAACACGCCGTGCGCCGGTGGAACGAGGTGATCGGATGA
- a CDS encoding transglutaminaseTgpA domain-containing protein, with amino-acid sequence MTRVGFLPTACVVLAAVVAGLLFAPVFGVAPLILPLVVPAMAALAVTVLGSRRQAVVPWRPVLALLAGLLAIVETLLLPTTVAGIPTGETVRALATGATESWRLALQSTWPARPEPALMLFVPLLVLLACVLGVELLHRWGALPSLVPSFAVVVLSQCYSATTGSAAALAAVAYAGAAGTLLAATRADQATDERRRMSALLLTAPAVALTVVAAIVGALLPASEARYTLKDDQFAPLADSSMTSPLDELADRLTHPDTPVFTVDGSADVDRWPVVVLNDFDGVNWTPGSRYRRLGASLRPGPEVAVDVERRTAEIGRAELGGPWLPSQPLPAGVDGIDPLVEERQGSLLAPQASGPVRYTLSWWEPQVAGFALDGAAVDRSPAEELGGVGQVPPGVAELADRAVPVRPTFQSAVALERFLRDEYRLATGQNLPTGHSWPQLEEFLLKSKRGTSEQFAAAYVALARIKGIPARLVVGFRAPPDREPGGGYTVRNGDALAWPEVAVEGVGWVPLDPSGTAAAQSPGPARGLAAAAEAVRAELPPPDQLRDAPVAPAPVASSSDTAGGWSFPFWALLAVPLPVVPLWVAGVPLAKALRAWRRRRRPGVGAVIGAWEEARDRLRAYGVPVSAGMTVRDLTTAVAATDGATVDGLRSLGATVDFALWSGAGPASDSGRHAWAAVRAVRRGLGRRGLRARLRAALNPAPLRAPR; translated from the coding sequence ATGACGCGGGTCGGGTTCCTGCCGACGGCCTGCGTGGTGCTGGCAGCCGTGGTCGCGGGGCTGCTGTTCGCGCCCGTCTTCGGCGTGGCGCCGCTGATCCTCCCGCTGGTCGTCCCCGCGATGGCAGCGCTCGCGGTCACCGTGCTCGGCTCGCGCCGCCAAGCGGTCGTGCCGTGGCGACCGGTGCTGGCGCTGCTCGCGGGCTTGCTCGCCATCGTCGAGACCCTGTTGCTGCCCACGACCGTGGCGGGCATCCCGACCGGCGAGACGGTCCGCGCGCTGGCAACCGGGGCGACGGAGTCGTGGCGGCTCGCGCTGCAGTCGACCTGGCCTGCCCGGCCGGAACCCGCGCTGATGCTGTTCGTGCCGCTGCTGGTGCTGCTCGCCTGCGTGCTGGGAGTCGAACTTCTGCACCGCTGGGGCGCGTTGCCTTCGCTCGTGCCGAGTTTCGCGGTGGTCGTGCTCAGCCAGTGCTACAGCGCCACGACCGGCAGCGCGGCGGCGCTGGCCGCGGTGGCGTACGCGGGCGCGGCCGGGACGCTGCTCGCGGCCACCCGGGCCGATCAGGCCACCGACGAACGCCGACGGATGTCGGCGCTGCTGCTCACCGCGCCCGCGGTGGCGCTCACGGTCGTCGCCGCGATCGTGGGCGCTCTCCTGCCCGCGAGCGAGGCCAGGTACACGCTCAAGGACGACCAGTTCGCGCCGCTGGCCGACAGCAGCATGACCAGCCCGCTGGACGAGCTCGCCGACCGGCTCACCCACCCGGACACCCCCGTGTTCACAGTGGACGGTTCCGCGGATGTGGACAGGTGGCCGGTGGTGGTGCTGAACGACTTCGACGGCGTCAACTGGACTCCCGGAAGCAGGTACCGCAGGCTCGGCGCCTCCCTGCGTCCCGGCCCCGAGGTCGCCGTGGACGTGGAGCGGAGAACCGCCGAGATCGGCCGGGCCGAGCTGGGCGGGCCGTGGCTGCCGAGCCAGCCCCTGCCGGCCGGGGTGGACGGCATCGACCCGCTCGTGGAGGAGCGGCAGGGCTCACTGCTCGCACCGCAGGCATCAGGACCCGTCCGCTACACGCTCAGCTGGTGGGAACCGCAGGTCGCCGGGTTCGCCCTCGACGGCGCCGCGGTCGACCGCTCGCCGGCCGAGGAGCTGGGCGGAGTCGGACAGGTGCCACCCGGCGTCGCGGAGCTGGCCGATCGCGCCGTTCCGGTCCGGCCGACGTTCCAGAGCGCGGTGGCGCTGGAACGCTTCCTGCGTGACGAGTACCGGCTCGCGACGGGGCAGAACCTGCCCACCGGTCACTCGTGGCCGCAGCTCGAGGAGTTCCTGCTCAAGAGCAAGCGCGGCACCAGTGAGCAGTTCGCGGCCGCGTACGTCGCGCTCGCCCGGATCAAAGGCATTCCCGCGCGGCTCGTGGTCGGATTCCGCGCACCGCCCGACCGCGAGCCGGGCGGGGGCTACACCGTCCGCAACGGCGATGCGCTGGCCTGGCCGGAGGTGGCCGTCGAGGGGGTGGGCTGGGTGCCGCTGGATCCGAGCGGCACAGCCGCCGCGCAGAGCCCGGGTCCCGCTCGCGGGCTCGCCGCGGCCGCCGAGGCGGTCCGAGCGGAGCTGCCACCTCCCGACCAGCTGCGCGACGCTCCGGTCGCCCCGGCACCGGTCGCGTCGAGTTCCGACACCGCGGGCGGCTGGTCGTTCCCGTTCTGGGCCCTGCTCGCGGTGCCGCTGCCGGTCGTCCCGCTGTGGGTAGCGGGCGTGCCGCTCGCCAAGGCGTTGCGCGCCTGGCGGCGCAGACGCAGGCCAGGGGTGGGAGCTGTGATCGGCGCCTGGGAGGAGGCACGCGACCGGCTTCGCGCTTACGGCGTTCCCGTGTCGGCAGGCATGACGGTGCGGGACCTGACGACAGCCGTCGCAGCCACTGACGGCGCCACTGTGGACGGTCTGCGGTCCCTCGGCGCGACGGTGGACTTCGCCTTGTGGTCCGGAGCCGGACCGGCTTCGGACAGCGGCAGGCACGCGTGGGCCGCGGTCCGCGCGGTGCGCCGGGGCCTCGGGCGGCGCGGCCTGCGCGCCAGGCTCCGCGCCGCGCTGAATCCCGCTCCCCTGCGCGCCCCGCGCTGA
- a CDS encoding AAA family ATPase: MSTRAGEVARLITENVQQVIRGKPELVRLAIAALLAEGHLLIEDVPGLGKTTLARCLARSIGGGWNRIQFTPDLLPGDITGVTVYHQKEERFTFHRGSVFANVVVADEINRGTPKTQSALLEVMSERRVTVDAVTHEVPRPFLVVATQNPIEMEGTYRLPEAQLDRFLMRLSVGYPDVSSEVLVIMSDCAGVSADDLPAVVDIDTLRATIEDVRRSHLDRAVVEYAARLAAATRDHAAVRFGASPRGSIALVRTGQALAAMAGRGYVTPDDIKDVAVPVLAHRLILTAEAELNRRGTDEIVAEVLAATPAPAINAAGR, translated from the coding sequence ATGAGCACGCGAGCGGGAGAAGTGGCCAGGCTGATCACCGAGAACGTGCAGCAGGTGATCCGCGGCAAACCGGAACTGGTGCGGCTGGCGATCGCAGCGCTGCTGGCCGAGGGGCACCTGCTGATCGAGGACGTGCCCGGTCTCGGCAAGACCACGCTGGCGCGCTGCCTCGCCCGCAGCATCGGCGGGGGCTGGAACCGGATCCAGTTCACCCCCGACCTGCTGCCGGGCGACATCACCGGGGTCACGGTGTACCACCAGAAGGAAGAGCGGTTCACCTTCCACCGCGGCAGCGTGTTCGCCAACGTCGTGGTGGCCGACGAGATCAACCGCGGCACCCCCAAGACCCAGTCGGCGCTGCTCGAGGTCATGTCGGAGCGGCGGGTGACCGTGGACGCCGTCACCCACGAGGTGCCCCGTCCCTTCCTCGTCGTCGCCACGCAGAACCCGATCGAGATGGAGGGCACCTACCGGCTTCCGGAGGCGCAGCTCGACCGGTTCCTGATGCGGCTGTCGGTGGGCTACCCGGACGTCTCCTCCGAGGTGCTGGTCATCATGAGCGACTGCGCCGGGGTCAGCGCCGACGACCTGCCCGCCGTGGTCGACATCGACACCCTGCGCGCGACGATCGAGGACGTCCGCCGTTCCCACCTCGACCGCGCGGTCGTCGAGTACGCGGCCAGGCTCGCCGCGGCCACCCGCGACCACGCGGCCGTCCGGTTCGGCGCCAGCCCCCGGGGCAGCATCGCGCTGGTGCGGACCGGGCAGGCTCTCGCCGCGATGGCCGGGCGCGGCTACGTCACGCCCGACGACATCAAGGACGTCGCCGTGCCGGTTCTCGCCCACCGCCTGATCCTGACCGCGGAGGCGGAGCTGAACCGGCGCGGCACCGACGAGATCGTCGCCGAGGTGCTGGCCGCGACGCCCGCGCCGGCGATCAACGCGGCCGGCAGGTAA
- a CDS encoding helix-turn-helix transcriptional regulator, which translates to MIPHSLPEVREMPARLTVLRGDSSWPPVSRHARVDAKLAAAQREVLVVSSLSGGPGDPVAACRRIDHANLRRGVRYRMLCPDHVRTAAGPARRLGKLAQAGAEIRTIPAVPIEALVVDGAVAIVPDNQRGRPDDIAVLHLPTVAETISELVEHLWPAAVPLVASDLPDATELAGRDRELLTLLSAGCTDESAAAALGVSVRTVRRMVSSLMSRLGARSRFQAGVKAADRGWLTGRAS; encoded by the coding sequence ATGATTCCCCACTCCTTGCCCGAAGTCCGCGAGATGCCGGCTCGGCTCACGGTCCTGCGCGGGGACTCGTCGTGGCCGCCGGTGTCCCGGCACGCGCGGGTGGACGCGAAGCTGGCCGCCGCGCAACGGGAGGTGCTCGTCGTCAGCTCGCTTTCCGGAGGGCCGGGCGACCCGGTCGCGGCGTGCCGCCGGATCGACCACGCCAACCTGCGGCGCGGAGTCCGCTACCGCATGTTGTGCCCCGACCACGTACGCACCGCGGCCGGACCCGCGCGCCGCCTCGGGAAGCTGGCGCAGGCCGGTGCGGAGATACGCACGATTCCCGCCGTCCCCATCGAGGCTCTGGTCGTCGACGGCGCGGTCGCCATCGTGCCGGACAACCAGCGGGGAAGGCCGGACGACATCGCCGTGCTCCACCTGCCTACCGTCGCCGAGACGATCAGCGAGCTGGTCGAGCACCTGTGGCCCGCCGCGGTGCCCCTCGTCGCGAGTGACCTGCCGGATGCCACCGAGTTGGCGGGGCGGGACCGGGAGCTGCTCACGCTGCTCTCCGCGGGCTGCACCGACGAGTCGGCGGCAGCGGCCCTCGGCGTCTCCGTGCGTACCGTGCGCCGCATGGTGTCGAGCCTGATGAGCAGGCTGGGCGCACGCAGCCGGTTCCAGGCGGGAGTCAAGGCCGCCGACCGCGGTTGGCTGACCGGGAGGGCGAGCTGA
- a CDS encoding AfsR/SARP family transcriptional regulator → MIFHVLGPLEVHGPDGEPHRLGHGKAATVLATLLLHPNAWVTSSRLIDETWHQTAAPASAEANLKTYVWQLRRMLPAEGGEPRIESAPGRYRLRLQPGELDTHQVAEHAASARAAADAGEFATAVDALEEALGLWRGRPFEGVVGAADHEADRLGELHHHLREELAEAQLALGRIREAVHTLRALTEEDPLREGAWASLVRALNASGRRAEALRAYGQARRILADELGVGPGEELSTAYRAALGEATVNTRRELPSDAAHFTARAAELATIRGASGGVVLVEGMPGVGKTALAVHAAHGLADAFPDGQFFVDLRACAVVDDANAGASSAARVLDPADVLARLLRRVGVDDASIPDSLDERAALWRSELSRRRVLLVLDDAVGIGQVEPLLPAGKSSLTLITTRNRDWHVDGAVRIGLGPLAEQDAAAMFRAAAGVRAAHEAFDRRGGDDAVEAVVRLCGGVPAAMRDVAARLHSRPMWTSQSLARELRAGPCWVLACTRDGYRRALATAFAQLPPAQRSALRALGELPGEFDLAAAARVLGRAPEAVRPTLEALVDASLLDALSGERYRGHRLVRHYARCQGCDPVSSGTPAARVA, encoded by the coding sequence ATGATCTTCCACGTGCTGGGGCCGCTGGAGGTGCACGGCCCCGACGGCGAACCGCACCGGCTCGGCCACGGCAAGGCCGCGACCGTGCTGGCGACACTGCTGCTGCACCCTAACGCCTGGGTCACCAGCTCCAGGCTGATCGACGAGACATGGCACCAAACGGCCGCGCCCGCCTCGGCCGAGGCCAACCTGAAGACCTACGTGTGGCAGCTGCGGCGCATGCTGCCCGCGGAAGGCGGCGAGCCGCGCATCGAGAGCGCACCGGGCCGTTACCGGCTGCGGCTCCAGCCGGGCGAGCTGGACACGCACCAGGTCGCCGAGCACGCGGCCAGTGCGCGTGCGGCGGCGGACGCAGGCGAGTTCGCCACCGCGGTCGACGCGCTCGAAGAGGCACTGGGGTTGTGGCGCGGACGCCCCTTCGAGGGCGTGGTGGGTGCCGCCGACCACGAGGCCGATCGGCTCGGGGAGCTGCACCACCACCTGCGGGAGGAACTGGCCGAAGCCCAGTTGGCGCTCGGCCGCATCCGGGAAGCCGTGCACACGCTGCGGGCGCTCACCGAGGAGGACCCGCTGCGCGAAGGAGCGTGGGCGAGCCTGGTGCGCGCGCTGAACGCGTCGGGCAGGCGCGCCGAGGCGTTGCGCGCCTACGGACAGGCCCGGCGGATCCTGGCCGACGAACTCGGCGTAGGCCCGGGCGAGGAACTGAGCACCGCGTATCGGGCGGCCCTGGGGGAGGCCACCGTGAACACCCGGCGGGAGCTGCCGAGCGACGCGGCGCACTTCACCGCTCGTGCGGCCGAACTGGCCACGATCCGCGGGGCATCCGGCGGTGTGGTGCTGGTGGAGGGCATGCCCGGTGTCGGCAAGACCGCCCTCGCGGTGCACGCGGCGCACGGGCTCGCCGACGCCTTCCCCGACGGCCAGTTCTTCGTCGACCTCCGTGCTTGCGCCGTCGTGGACGACGCGAACGCCGGTGCGTCGTCCGCCGCGCGTGTGCTCGATCCTGCCGACGTGCTGGCCCGGCTCCTGCGCCGCGTGGGTGTCGACGACGCGTCCATCCCGGACTCGCTGGACGAACGCGCCGCGCTGTGGCGCTCGGAGCTTTCGCGCCGGCGAGTGCTGCTGGTGCTCGACGACGCCGTCGGCATCGGCCAGGTCGAGCCGCTGCTGCCCGCGGGCAAGTCCAGCTTGACGCTGATCACCACCCGCAACCGCGACTGGCACGTCGACGGCGCCGTGCGGATCGGCCTCGGCCCGCTCGCCGAACAGGACGCGGCGGCGATGTTCCGAGCCGCTGCGGGAGTGCGGGCCGCACATGAGGCGTTCGACCGGCGCGGCGGCGACGATGCGGTCGAGGCCGTGGTGCGTCTGTGCGGTGGGGTACCGGCGGCGATGCGCGATGTCGCCGCCAGGCTCCATTCTCGTCCTATGTGGACTTCGCAGTCGCTGGCCCGCGAGCTCCGCGCCGGCCCGTGCTGGGTCCTTGCCTGCACGCGCGACGGCTACCGGCGTGCTCTGGCGACCGCATTCGCGCAGCTTCCACCGGCCCAGCGCTCGGCCCTGCGCGCACTGGGCGAGTTGCCCGGCGAATTCGACCTCGCCGCGGCCGCGCGGGTGCTCGGCCGCGCACCGGAAGCCGTGCGACCCACCCTGGAAGCACTGGTGGACGCCAGCCTGCTGGATGCGCTTTCGGGAGAGCGGTACCGCGGCCACCGGCTCGTGCGCCACTACGCGCGGTGCCAGGGCTGCGATCCGGTGAGCTCCGGTACGCCTGCCGCGCGGGTCGCGTGA
- a CDS encoding response regulator transcription factor — MTTSARVLVVEDNEDLRVAVATELAAHGFRVDEAADLAQADAALADGVHDCVVFDRMLPDGDAADYVHRRSQQGWTVPVLFLTARDTVADRVAGFEHGGDDYLVKPFAVAEMTARVFALCRRSGKRRPTVLRHADLELDSARRQARRASVLLTLSDKEFAVLECLMARPEQVVTRTELIEHCWDTSTDPMSNVVDVVVRRLRAKLREPELIHTVRGVGYRLGGGRSGS; from the coding sequence ATGACAACGTCAGCACGCGTGCTGGTGGTCGAGGACAACGAGGACCTGCGGGTCGCGGTGGCCACCGAGCTCGCCGCGCACGGGTTCCGCGTCGACGAGGCCGCGGATCTGGCGCAGGCCGACGCCGCGCTCGCCGACGGCGTCCACGACTGCGTGGTGTTCGACCGGATGCTGCCCGACGGTGACGCGGCCGACTACGTGCACCGGCGCAGCCAGCAGGGCTGGACGGTACCCGTGCTGTTCCTCACCGCACGCGACACCGTGGCCGACCGGGTCGCGGGCTTCGAGCACGGCGGCGACGACTACCTGGTGAAGCCGTTCGCGGTGGCCGAGATGACGGCCAGGGTGTTCGCGCTGTGCCGCCGCTCCGGCAAGCGGCGTCCGACGGTGCTGCGCCACGCCGACCTCGAGCTCGACAGCGCGCGCAGGCAGGCGCGTCGAGCGAGTGTCCTGCTCACCTTGAGCGACAAGGAGTTCGCCGTGCTCGAGTGCCTCATGGCGCGCCCCGAACAGGTCGTCACCCGCACCGAGCTGATCGAGCACTGCTGGGACACCAGCACCGACCCGATGTCCAATGTGGTCGACGTGGTGGTGCGCCGGTTGCGGGCGAAGTTGCGGGAACCCGAGCTGATCCACACGGTGCGCGGGGTCGGCTACCGGCTCGGTGGCGGTCGGAGCGGGTCGTGA